Proteins encoded in a region of the Zea mays cultivar B73 chromosome 4, Zm-B73-REFERENCE-NAM-5.0, whole genome shotgun sequence genome:
- the LOC542145 gene encoding potassium channel 3, with translation MPVTCSIYRSSLQPSTPSACRVERQRKKKKTNMTQAHSKSCFQQFWDGVQVKRNSGSFTIELLPSLGATINQSNKLRKFIISPYDPCYRYWELFLIVLVIYSAWICPFELAFLRDLPSKLLLAENIVNGFFAVDIVLTFFVAYVDSKTHLLVDDQKRIAVRYLSTWFIFDVCSTAPFQPISLLFTRKGNGLAFKILNMLRLWRLHRVSSLFARLEKDIRFNYFWTRCSKLISVTLFAVHCAGCFNYMIADRYPDPEKTWIGAVMPTFRSESLWARYVTALYWSITTLTTTGYGDLHAENPREMLFDICYMLFNLGLTAYLIGNMTNLVVHGTSRTRSFRDSIQSASEFASRNQLPDKIKQQMLSHFCLQFKTEGLSQQAMLNCLPKGIRSGIAYNLFFTIIRKAYLFHGVSNSFIAELVMEVQAEYFPPMEDIMLQNEAAADIYIIVSGVANLITTANGNEQVYEKVEEGDMFGEVGALCDIPQPFTCRTTTLSQLLRIRKIRLTEIMQEHKEDSKILMNNLFQKLKLHESLPELKQLDRRFMHKYELFHAPQEAWLLPQPYLQYTEHKLEDIGKKIPTFCGDHGSTKLAAETNQMRLTQQGNSHDHGNYMATDGMAGEEGERNEVHINCETKEVSIHINSEDCDAASHWQTDHETVRLGSSHNTSDGITMRENQDSSNIKSSNKRVTIHTYPRNAAGSLVQNGKLINLPGSLDEIFEIGCQKFPGLRPTKLFSGDYAEIDDISVIRDGDHLFLLQM, from the exons ATGCCTGTCACCTGCAGCATATATAGATCCAGCCTCCAGCCCTCCACGCCATCTGCATGCAGAGTTGAGAGgcaaagaaagaaaaagaaaacaaacATGACTCAAGCTCATTCAAAGTCATGCTTCCAACAATTTTGGGATGGAGTTCAAGTTAAGAGGAACAGTGGCAGCTTCACCATCGAGCTCCTGCCATCTCTTGGCGCAACAATAAACCAATCTAACAAGCTGCGGAAGTTCATCATATCTCCCTACGATCCCTGCTACAG ATACTGGGAGCTGTTCCTCATAGTCCTGGTCATTTACTCCGCCTGGATCTGCCCGTTTGAACTAGCGTTTTTGCGGGACTTGCCCTCTAAgcttctgctagctgagaacatcGTCAATGGCTTCTTCGCGGTTGATATTGTTTTGACGTTCTTCGTAGCTTATGTCGACAGCAAAACACATCTTCTTGTGGATGACCAGAAGAGAATTGCAGTAAG GTACCTATCAACCTGGTTCATCTTTGATGTATGTTCAACAGCTCCATTTCAACCAATCAGCCTTCTCTTCACACGTAAGGGGAACGGCCTTGCTTTTAAGATACTCAACATGTTGAGGCTATGGCGTCTTCACCGAGTCAGCTCGCTGTTTGCAAG GCTGGAGAAGGACATAAGGTTCAACTATTTCTGGACTAGGTGCTCAAAGCTTATTTCT GTTACTCTGTTCGCGGTGCACTGTGCGGGGTGCTTCAACTACATGATTGCCGACAGATATCCTGATCCAGAGAAAACGTGGATAGGTGCTGTAATGCCTACCTTCAGATCGGAGAGTTTATGGGCTAGATATGTAACTGCCCTTTACTGGTCGATTACAACACTAACAACGACAGGTTATGGGGATCTACATGCTGAGAACCCAAGAGAGATGCTGTTTGATATCTGCTACATGCTGTTTAATCTGGGCCTGACAGCCTATCTTATTGGTAATATGACCAACCTGGTTGTTCATGGGACCAGCCGCACCCGGAGTTTT AGGGACTCaatccaatcggcatcggaatttgCATCACGAAATCAGTTGCCTGATAAGATAAAGCAGCAAATGTTGTCTCACTTCTGCCTACAGTTCAAGACAGAGGGGCTCAGCCAGCAAGCTATGCTAAATTGTCTCCCAAAAGGAATTCGTTCAGGCATAGCATACAACCTATTCTTTACAATCATACGAAAAGCCTACCTCTTTCATGGGGTATCTAATAGTTTCATTGCAGAACTG GTAATGGAAGTACAGGCTGAGTATTTCCCACCAATGGAAGACATAATGTTGCAAAATGAGGCGGCAGCAGATATTTACATAATAGTTTCAGGAGTAGCG AATTTGATAACAACAGCAAATGGTAATGAACAG GTGTACGAAAAAGTTGAAGAGGGAGACATGTTCGGAGAGGTTGGTGCTCTGTGTGACATACCCCAGCCATTTACTTGCCGCACCACTACCCTATCACAGCTCTTGAGAATAAGGAAGATAAGACTGACAGAGATCATGCAAGAACACAAGGAAGACAGCAAGATTCTAATGAACAATCTATTTCAG AAGCTAAAGCTGCATGAGAGTTTACCAGAATTAAAACAACTAGATCGAAGATTCATGCACAAGTACGAGCTATTCCATGCTCCTCAAGAAGCATGGTTGTTACCTCAGCCTTACCTGCAGTACACAGAGCACAAATTGGAAGACATTGGTAAGAAGATCCCAACATTTTGTGGAGATCATGGTTCAACAAAACTAGCAGCTGAAACAAACCAGATGAGGTTGACACAACAAGGAAACAGCCATGACCATGGCAATTATATGGCGACGGATGGGATGGCAGGCGAAGAAGGCGAACGCAATGAGGTTCACATAAATTGTGAAACCAAAGAAGTCTCCATTCATATAAATTCTGAAGATTGTGACGCAGCAAGCCATTGGCAAACAGACCATGAAACGGTGAGGCTGGGGTCTTCCCACAATACATCCGATGGCATAACTATGAGAGAAAACCAAGATAGCAGTAACATAAAATCATCCAACAAAAGGGTCACAATTCACACATATCCTCGTAATGCAGCAGGTTCTTTAGTACAGAACGGGAAGCTTATCAACCTGCCTGGTTCACTGGACGAGATCTTCGAAATTGGAT GCCAGAAGTTTCCGGGTCTCCGCCCTACAAAACTATTCAGTGGAGACTATGCTGAGATAGATGACATTAGTGTTATACGAGATGGTGACCACCTATTCCTTCTTCAGATGTAA
- the LOC100277894 gene encoding uncharacterized protein LOC100277894 — translation MELSAAFEERVRQMEDARNQRLALLNAEKETQAAKSRILSAKLAATRRLECRRLLLERRAADLAFRALAARADIDAARARRLLVARDLRGEIEEAERREQGWDRFYEAKRKDMEEFQTESRRFEAETREEVQRLRDLVSRLKSTLQELQSSEMYSNNTEIAAAEARKSDLTAKKAKMEESLASARQFRALLQQQLQKAFQSQVDDGDQEAAQATI, via the exons ATGGAGCTCTCCGCCGCCTTCGAGGAACGCGTCCGGCAGATGGAGGACGCCCGCAACCAACGCCTCGCCCTCCTCAAC GCGGAGAAGGAGACCCAGGCCGCCAAGTCCCGTATTCTCTCGGCCAAGCTCGCCGCCACGCGCCGACTCGAGTGCCGCCGTCTCCTCCTCGAGCGCCGCGCCGCCGACCTCGCCTTCCGCGCCCTCGCCGCCCGCGCCGACATCGACGCCGCCCGCGCGCGCCGCCTCCTTGTCGCCCGCGACCTCAG GGGTGAGATCGAGGAGGCTGAGAGGAGGGAACAAGGCTGGGACCGCTTCTACGAGGCCAAGAGGAAGGACATGGAGGAGTTCCAGACGGAGTCGCGGCGGTTCGAGGCGGAGACTCGCGAGGAAGTGCAGAGGCTGAGGGATTTGGTATCTCGA CTGAAATCTACACTGCAAGAGCTGCAGAGCAGCGAGATGTACTCGAACAACACGGAGATTGCTGCTGCAGAAGCTAGGAAGTCCGACCTGACTGCTAAGAAGGCAAAGATGGAGGAGAGCCTGGCTTCAGCCCGCCAGTTCAGAGCGCTGCTTCAGCAGCAGCTCCAGAAAGCCTTTCAGTCACAGGTGGACGATGGGGATCAAGAGGCAGCTCAAGCTACCATTTGA
- the LOC100277894 gene encoding uncharacterized protein isoform X1, producing MELSAAFEERVRQMEDARNQRLALLNAEKETQAAKSRILSAKLAATRRLECRRLLLERRAADLAFRALAARADIDAARARRLLVARDLSSVRGEIEEAERREQGWDRFYEAKRKDMEEFQTESRRFEAETREEVQRLRDLVSRLKSTLQELQSSEMYSNNTEIAAAEARKSDLTAKKAKMEESLASARQFRALLQQQLQKAFQSQVDDGDQEAAQATI from the exons ATGGAGCTCTCCGCCGCCTTCGAGGAACGCGTCCGGCAGATGGAGGACGCCCGCAACCAACGCCTCGCCCTCCTCAAC GCGGAGAAGGAGACCCAGGCCGCCAAGTCCCGTATTCTCTCGGCCAAGCTCGCCGCCACGCGCCGACTCGAGTGCCGCCGTCTCCTCCTCGAGCGCCGCGCCGCCGACCTCGCCTTCCGCGCCCTCGCCGCCCGCGCCGACATCGACGCCGCCCGCGCGCGCCGCCTCCTTGTCGCCCGCGACCTCAG CTCGGTAAGGGGTGAGATCGAGGAGGCTGAGAGGAGGGAACAAGGCTGGGACCGCTTCTACGAGGCCAAGAGGAAGGACATGGAGGAGTTCCAGACGGAGTCGCGGCGGTTCGAGGCGGAGACTCGCGAGGAAGTGCAGAGGCTGAGGGATTTGGTATCTCGA CTGAAATCTACACTGCAAGAGCTGCAGAGCAGCGAGATGTACTCGAACAACACGGAGATTGCTGCTGCAGAAGCTAGGAAGTCCGACCTGACTGCTAAGAAGGCAAAGATGGAGGAGAGCCTGGCTTCAGCCCGCCAGTTCAGAGCGCTGCTTCAGCAGCAGCTCCAGAAAGCCTTTCAGTCACAGGTGGACGATGGGGATCAAGAGGCAGCTCAAGCTACCATTTGA
- the LOC542145 gene encoding potassium channel 3 isoform X1 gives MTQAHSKSCFQQFWDGVQVKRNSGSFTIELLPSLGATINQSNKLRKFIISPYDPCYRYWELFLIVLVIYSAWICPFELAFLRDLPSKLLLAENIVNGFFAVDIVLTFFVAYVDSKTHLLVDDQKRIAVRYLSTWFIFDVCSTAPFQPISLLFTRKGNGLAFKILNMLRLWRLHRVSSLFASRLEKDIRFNYFWTRCSKLISVTLFAVHCAGCFNYMIADRYPDPEKTWIGAVMPTFRSESLWARYVTALYWSITTLTTTGYGDLHAENPREMLFDICYMLFNLGLTAYLIGNMTNLVVHGTSRTRSFRDSIQSASEFASRNQLPDKIKQQMLSHFCLQFKTEGLSQQAMLNCLPKGIRSGIAYNLFFTIIRKAYLFHGVSNSFIAELVMEVQAEYFPPMEDIMLQNEAAADIYIIVSGVANLITTANGNEQVYEKVEEGDMFGEVGALCDIPQPFTCRTTTLSQLLRIRKIRLTEIMQEHKEDSKILMNNLFQKLKLHESLPELKQLDRRFMHKYELFHAPQEAWLLPQPYLQYTEHKLEDIGKKIPTFCGDHGSTKLAAETNQMRLTQQGNSHDHGNYMATDGMAGEEGERNEVHINCETKEVSIHINSEDCDAASHWQTDHETVRLGSSHNTSDGITMRENQDSSNIKSSNKRVTIHTYPRNAAGSLVQNGKLINLPGSLDEIFEIGCQKFPGLRPTKLFSGDYAEIDDISVIRDGDHLFLLQM, from the exons ATGACTCAAGCTCATTCAAAGTCATGCTTCCAACAATTTTGGGATGGAGTTCAAGTTAAGAGGAACAGTGGCAGCTTCACCATCGAGCTCCTGCCATCTCTTGGCGCAACAATAAACCAATCTAACAAGCTGCGGAAGTTCATCATATCTCCCTACGATCCCTGCTACAG ATACTGGGAGCTGTTCCTCATAGTCCTGGTCATTTACTCCGCCTGGATCTGCCCGTTTGAACTAGCGTTTTTGCGGGACTTGCCCTCTAAgcttctgctagctgagaacatcGTCAATGGCTTCTTCGCGGTTGATATTGTTTTGACGTTCTTCGTAGCTTATGTCGACAGCAAAACACATCTTCTTGTGGATGACCAGAAGAGAATTGCAGTAAG GTACCTATCAACCTGGTTCATCTTTGATGTATGTTCAACAGCTCCATTTCAACCAATCAGCCTTCTCTTCACACGTAAGGGGAACGGCCTTGCTTTTAAGATACTCAACATGTTGAGGCTATGGCGTCTTCACCGAGTCAGCTCGCTGTTTGCAAG CAGGCTGGAGAAGGACATAAGGTTCAACTATTTCTGGACTAGGTGCTCAAAGCTTATTTCT GTTACTCTGTTCGCGGTGCACTGTGCGGGGTGCTTCAACTACATGATTGCCGACAGATATCCTGATCCAGAGAAAACGTGGATAGGTGCTGTAATGCCTACCTTCAGATCGGAGAGTTTATGGGCTAGATATGTAACTGCCCTTTACTGGTCGATTACAACACTAACAACGACAGGTTATGGGGATCTACATGCTGAGAACCCAAGAGAGATGCTGTTTGATATCTGCTACATGCTGTTTAATCTGGGCCTGACAGCCTATCTTATTGGTAATATGACCAACCTGGTTGTTCATGGGACCAGCCGCACCCGGAGTTTT AGGGACTCaatccaatcggcatcggaatttgCATCACGAAATCAGTTGCCTGATAAGATAAAGCAGCAAATGTTGTCTCACTTCTGCCTACAGTTCAAGACAGAGGGGCTCAGCCAGCAAGCTATGCTAAATTGTCTCCCAAAAGGAATTCGTTCAGGCATAGCATACAACCTATTCTTTACAATCATACGAAAAGCCTACCTCTTTCATGGGGTATCTAATAGTTTCATTGCAGAACTG GTAATGGAAGTACAGGCTGAGTATTTCCCACCAATGGAAGACATAATGTTGCAAAATGAGGCGGCAGCAGATATTTACATAATAGTTTCAGGAGTAGCG AATTTGATAACAACAGCAAATGGTAATGAACAG GTGTACGAAAAAGTTGAAGAGGGAGACATGTTCGGAGAGGTTGGTGCTCTGTGTGACATACCCCAGCCATTTACTTGCCGCACCACTACCCTATCACAGCTCTTGAGAATAAGGAAGATAAGACTGACAGAGATCATGCAAGAACACAAGGAAGACAGCAAGATTCTAATGAACAATCTATTTCAG AAGCTAAAGCTGCATGAGAGTTTACCAGAATTAAAACAACTAGATCGAAGATTCATGCACAAGTACGAGCTATTCCATGCTCCTCAAGAAGCATGGTTGTTACCTCAGCCTTACCTGCAGTACACAGAGCACAAATTGGAAGACATTGGTAAGAAGATCCCAACATTTTGTGGAGATCATGGTTCAACAAAACTAGCAGCTGAAACAAACCAGATGAGGTTGACACAACAAGGAAACAGCCATGACCATGGCAATTATATGGCGACGGATGGGATGGCAGGCGAAGAAGGCGAACGCAATGAGGTTCACATAAATTGTGAAACCAAAGAAGTCTCCATTCATATAAATTCTGAAGATTGTGACGCAGCAAGCCATTGGCAAACAGACCATGAAACGGTGAGGCTGGGGTCTTCCCACAATACATCCGATGGCATAACTATGAGAGAAAACCAAGATAGCAGTAACATAAAATCATCCAACAAAAGGGTCACAATTCACACATATCCTCGTAATGCAGCAGGTTCTTTAGTACAGAACGGGAAGCTTATCAACCTGCCTGGTTCACTGGACGAGATCTTCGAAATTGGAT GCCAGAAGTTTCCGGGTCTCCGCCCTACAAAACTATTCAGTGGAGACTATGCTGAGATAGATGACATTAGTGTTATACGAGATGGTGACCACCTATTCCTTCTTCAGATGTAA